TGGGCCTGCAGCCGCCGCGCGACTTCAAGCGCCGAGCGTTCGTGCGACTTCATGCGGATCGGCAGGGTGCGCAGGCCACGGATCAGGAGCCAGGCGTCGAAGGGCGAGAGCTTGCCACCGAGATAGGGATAGGCTTCCGAGCGGATGCGGCCGATCAGTTCCTTCGATCCGGTGACGACGCCGGCGACGACATCAGAGTGACCGCCGAGATACTTGGAAGCCGAGTGGATGACGAGGTCGACGCCGAGCGAGATCGGCTGCTGGAAGATCGGGCTTGCCCAGCTGTTGTCGATCGCGGTGATGATGCCCTGGTCCTTGGCGAGGCGGGCCAGCGACGCAACGTCGTGGGTGTCCATCACCCAGCTCGTCGGGCTTTCCATATAGAAGAGCTTGGCGCCGGGAAGCGCCTTGGCGACCGCTTCCTCGTCGCGGCCGTCGACATAGGTCACCTCGATCTTCATGCGCTTCAGGTGCGTGCCGAATAGGCGGAAGGCGTCGGGATAGACATGATTGACAGCGACGATGCGGTCACCGGGTTCGACGAAGGAGAGCACGGTCGACGAAATCGCCGACATGCCGCTCGCAAAGCCGATCGCGTCCTCGCCGCCTTCGAGTTTCGCCAGCATCTCCTCGAACATGCGCACGGTCGGGTTGAGGCCCCGGGTATAGATCGGCCGCACGCGCTCGCCCCGGTAGGAGGCGACCATGTCGTCATAGTCCTTGAAGGTGAAAAGCGAAGTCTGCACGATCGGCGGCACGACGGCGTCGAAGGCGTGGCCTTCGTCATGCGCGACGATCAGCGAGGCGTGGTCGAACGGATCGAGGCCGTTGGTCATTTGGACATTTCCTTGATGTCTTCCTCGACGATCGCGAGGATTTTCAGCGTTTCTTCGCGCGCCGTCTCAGGGTCCTGAGCGGCGATCGCGTTGAAGAGGGTGCGGTGGAACGGGAAGGAGCGACGGGCGAAGTCCGTTCGGTCGAAAGGATGGTCCCAGAAGCGCTCGAAGGCCTCGCGCATCTGTTCGAGCAGCTGGCGAAACAGCGGATTGTGGGTGGCGTCGTAGATCGCCAGGTGAAAGGCGAGGTCTTCCGGCCCCGACGTACCCTTGGCGATATGCACGCGCTCCATCTCGTTGAGCTTGATTTCGATGATCTTCAGGTCGTCTTCGGTGCGCCGGCGCGCGGCGACCATGTTGGCCTCGACCTCGATGCCGCGGCGCACTTCGAGCGTCATCAACAGCACGTCACGCAGATGCGCGGCGTCGAGCGTGAGCGGCATATGGACGGTGGCGCCGGAGATCGTGCGCAAGAGATAGGTGCCGCTGCCCTTGCGTGCCTCGACGACGCCGAGTGCCTGGAAGTGGCGGATGACTTCGCGGATGGTCGAGCGGCCGACCGCCAGCGCCGTCATCAGTTCGCGCTCGGCCGGCAGGCGCTCGCCGGGTTTGAGGCCCGATTGTTCGATGTAGTCAGCCAACGCGGCAATCACCTGCTGGGCCCGGTCGGCCGGGGGCAGGGGCATCAGTGCCGCTCTTGCCGGTTCATTCATTCGGCTCCCTCCCCAGAGGCCAAATTGGTCTGACATCTCACCAATATGATCAAGCTGGTTGGGGTCGTCAAGCAAGAACTGATAGACGCACAGCGGTTGACCCCGCCCGCCTCAGGCGTAGACAAGGGAGGCAAGGAGCTCTGGTGATGATGAAATCGGAATATCAGTTCGTGGTCGCAGCCGTGCTCGGCGCATTCTTCGTCATGGCGACGGCTGCGGGGGATGCCGAGGCGCAGATGCGGACGCGGAAGGGCGAGTATTACGAGGGGATCCAGCGCAAGCCCTATGGTTATTACTGGATCTGGCCGCCGGTCGAGCAGCAGCAGCCCGTCTACAAGAAGCAACCTGGCAAGAAGGGGAGCGAGCCGGCGAAGCCGCGCAAGCGGCCGGTTCAATAGCCGTAAGGCTCGGCGAAGTGCGCAGAGAGAAGCGGCGCCCTGGGGCGCCGCAACTTTGATCAGACCTTCGCGACGTGAACGTCGCGGGGAAGCGAGGAAAGAACCTCCGGCCCATCCTCGCGCAGGATGACGATATCCTCGAGGCGGATGCCGAAGCGACCGGGCAGATAGATGCCGGGCTCGATGGAGAAGACCATACCTTCTTCCAGCACGGTTTCCGAGGTCGCGGTGATGTAGGGCGGCTCGTGGCCGTCGATGCCCATGCCGTGGCCGGTGCGGTGGACGAAGTACTCGCCGTAGCCGGCGTCCGAGATCACTTTACGGGCGGCAGCATCGACCTCTTTGGCGAGAACGCCCGGGCGAGCCGCCTTCAGGGCCGCCTGGACGGCTCTTTCGACGATCGTGTGGATCTGCCCGTAGCCTTCGGGCGCGCGGCCGACGATCGCCATGCGGGTAATGTCGCTCGGGAAGCCCTGTTTGCGGCCGCCGATGTCGATGACGACGGCGTCGCCTTCCTCGATCACCCGTTCGCTCGCCGAATGATGCGGGAAGGCGCCATTGCCGCCGGCGCCGACGATCCAGAAGGCGGGTGCAGCACCTTCCGAGGCGAAGTGCGCGCGGATGTCGGCGGCCAGTTCCTTCTCCGTCATGCCCGGACGGATCTTGGAAAACGCCGCCTGCATGGCGCGGTCGGCGATGCCGGCGTTCATCTTCAGAAGCGCGTATTCGCTCTTGTCCTTGCGCATGCGCAGCGCGCCGAGCGTTGCCGGGGTGAATTCGCGGGCGGTATCGGCGGGCAGCGCATCGATCAGCAGCAGCGCGAAATCGGCGCGCATGGTTTCGTCGAGCACGACGCGGCCGGGCTTTGCGGCGCCGACATCGGTAAGCGCTGCGGTCAGGGCGTCGCTCGGGCCAATGTCGTCGGCCCAGTTGTGGAAGGCGATATCGGTGTGCTCGCGCGTGCCTTCGGCATTCAGCGCCGGCATCAGGAACGCTTCCTTTTCCGGGCCGATGAGAAGCAGGCACGGACGTTCGTCGGGATGCGGATGGTAGCCGATCAGCCAATCCATGTGCGATCCCGGGGCCAGCGCGACGAGGCCGACATTGCTTTCGGCCATCGTGCGGCGGAGCGCTGCAAAACGGCTCTTGGTGAGTTCTTTCATGGTGTTTCCAATTCTGGCTTGAGAAAATCAGATGCCGCCAACCGGTCAGGCGGCTGTGGTCGACTGTGATGGGTGAAAGGAGCGCCGGAGAACGGCGCAAAGTCGGCTATGGGGAATGCTTGAGGCCCGCGCCTGTCTTGCGGCGGGATTTGGGTCTTTGGCTCTTCAAGCGGACTCCTCCCCCTCGAATGCACGGACATGAAGCCGGGAAGCTCGCTTCCCGTCACTATGCGTCTGTATTTGCACGACTTTGGTGCCGTGATTGAACGTTGTCAATACGGAATTTTAGTCACACTAAAATTTTGACGGCAGTGATCTCAGGCGGCCAAGCGCAGCAACCGCGCGACCGCCTGCTGGTCGAAGCCGCCGATACCCTCGCGGATGTCGGCAGCGATTGCGTCGGCAGCAGCGTTCTCATCGCGGCGCCTCAGCGCCTCGATCGCCTCGCGGTGGCGGTCGACGACGTAGAGTTCGGTCACGTGTTCCATGGCGATCCCGAGGATCGGGCCGAGCTGCAGCCAGACACTCTCGATCAGCGGCATGGCGACCGCGTCGGGATTGGCCGTGTAGATCATCCGGTGAAACGCCTGGTTGGCGATCAGCGCCGCCACCTTGTCACCCCGACGGATCTCCGTCTCGATGCTGTCGTCGATCGCCATGATCTTCTCGATCTGGCGTTCGGAGAGATGGGCGACGGCCCGGCGGGCGGCATGGCTTTCGAGCGCGATGCGCAACGAGATCAGTTCTTCGAACCGGGCAGGGGTGATGTGCGGTACGACGATGCGACGGTTTTCGAGGAACTGCAGCGCGCCGATCGAGGTGAGTTGTCGCAAGGCCTCGCGCACCGGAGTGGGGCTGCTTTCAAGCGCCTCGGCCAGGCCGCGGATCGTGACGGAAGTGCCGGGTCGGAACGCGCCGACCATGATCGCCTGGCGCAGCCGGTGAAAGGCATAGTCGTGCGTCGTCATGCCATCGGGACGCACCAGCGGCGGTAAGACAAGGGGTTTCAAGTGCGCATGTCCTTTTGCCCGAATTGCGACGGCTTTCTCATCGGCGAGAGCGGCGTTTGGCAAACGCCTGCATACACTTTTCCGCCCCCCGCTCTATGTCAAATGCCTGATAGCACCGCCGATGCTTGACTCCAATTCCTGAATTATGTCAACTTTCTGAAAATGTGATCACAAAAAGAGATTTGCGATATGTCGCTCGACGCGGAAGATCCCAGCGCATTCAAGGCATGGCTCGAGCAGAACGGGCCGATTGAAAGCATCCAGGCGGTTGTCTGCGATCTCAACGGCATCATGCGGGGCAAACGCGTGCCGGTGGAGCAGGCGGGCAAGGTTCTCGGCGGCGGCATCCGCATGCCGCTCTCGATCGTCGGCGTCGATGTATGGGGCGAGGACATCATCAACAGCGAGCAGGTGTTTGCGAGCGGCGACCGGGACGGCATCTGCGGCGTCACCGGCCGCGGCGCGCTGCCGGTCAACTGGACTTCGCGGCCGAGCGCGCTTGTGCCGCTCTGGCTGCAGCTCGAGGACGGCAAGCCGTTTCTTGCCGATCCGCGCCAGGCCCTGGCAGCGGTCGTGCGGGAATACAAGGAACTCGGCCTTCGCCCCGTCGTCGCGACCGAACTGGAATTCTACCTGATCGATCCGGAGCCCGACAGCGCGGTGCCGCCGATCTCGCCCTATACCGGCAAACGGCTCGATTCCGATGCGATCCTGTCGATCGACGAGCTCGACGACTTCGGCGAGTTCTTCTCCGACGTCTACAAGGAATGCGCCCGGCAGAACGTGCCGGCGGATGCGGCGATCGCCGAAAACGGCATCGGGCAGTTCGAGATCAACCTGCTTCACACGGACGACCCGCTGAAGGCGGCCGACGACGCGATCTTCTTCAAGCGAATCGTCAAGGGCGTGGCGCGCAAGCATGGTCTTGCTGCGACCTTCATGGCCAAGCCCTATGGCACCCGCTCGGGCAACGGCATGCATGTCCATTTCAGCCTGCTCGACGAGGAGGGCAACAACGTCTTCAACGACGGCAGCGACGAGGGGTCTCCAATCCTCAAGAATGCCGTTGCCGGTCTCTTGCGCGGCATGGCCGAGACGACGCTGCTCTTTGCGCCGCACTTCAATTCCTACCGGCGGCTGCGGCCCGACACGCATGCGCCGACCGCTGTCTGCTGGGGGTATGAGAACCGCACCTCGGCGATCCGCATTCCCGGCGGTAATCCCTATGCGCGCCGCATCGAACATCGGGTCGCCGGCGCGGATGCCAATCCCTATCTCGTCATTGCCGCGATCCTCGGCGCCGCCTTGGTCGGCATCCGCAACAAGTGGAAGCCGCCGGCGCCAGTTTCAGGACGCGCTTATGCAACGGAGAAATTGCCCAAAATTCCCTCCGAATGGGGGCAGGCGGTCGACAGCTTCGAGGCAGGGCCGATTGCCGCCGAAATCTTCGATCCCGTGCTGCGCTCGATGCTGATCGCCTGCAAACGCCAGGAGATCGCAGGCTTTGCCGAGCAGGTCACGGACTACGAATTCAGCGCCTATCTGGAAATCGTCTGATGCTTTCGAAACAGAAATCCTATGCCGGCGACGGCAGCTACCCCACCAGCTATTATGCCGCCTCCCGCAACATCATCCGCACGCCGGTCCGGCTGCAGGGCCGCGTCGAGACCGACGTCTGCGTCGTCGGCGCCGGCTATTCCGGTCTGTCGACGGCGATCCACCTGGCTGAAAAAGGCTACAAGGTCGTCGTCATCGAAGGGGCTCAGGTCGGCTGGGGTGCTTCGGGCCGCAATGGCGGTCAGGTGGTCAACGGCCTCAACGCCAGCTTGTCGACCATCCGGCGCCGCTATGGCGACGATGCGGCGCGTTTCATCGGCGGGCTGGTGCAGGAGGGCGGGAAGATCATCCGTCGTCTCGTCAGCCAGTACCAGATCGAATGCGACCTGAAGCCGGGCAACATCTACGCCGCCTATACGCCGGCGCATATGAAGGAGCTCGAAGCCAAGCAGGCGCTCTGGCGCAAATACGGCATGGACGATCACCAGCTTCTCGACCGTGAGGCGCTCAGCAAGCTCGTTAAGTCCGACGCCTATTGCGGCGGCATGCTGGATACCACCGGCGGCCACATGCATCCGCTCAATCTCGTGCTCGGTGAGGCGCGTGCCTTCGAAAGCATCGGCGGCACGATCTACGAACAGTCGCCAGTAACGCGCGTTGATCATGAAGCGGCAAGGCCCACCGTCTATACCGAAGGCGGGCAGGTGTCGGCGCGTATCGTCGTGCTCTGCGGCAATGCCTATCTCGGCGATGCGGTGCCGAAGCTCGTCTCGCGCGTCATGCCGGTCTCGACCCAGATGATCACCACGGCGCCGCTTGGCGAAGAACGCGCCCATTCGCTCATCCCGAGCGACATGTGCGTCGAGGACGTGCGCTACATTCTCGATTATTTCCGGCTCTCCGCCGATAAACGCATGATCTTCGGCGGCGGCACCGTCTACGGCGGTACCGATCCGGCCGACGTTGTCGCCAAGCTCAAGCCCAACCTCGAAAAGGTGTTTCCGCAATTGAAGGGCGTGAAGATCGACTATGCCTGGAGCGGCAACTTCGCGCTCTCCTTCACCCGCGTGCCGCAGATGGGCCGGATCGGCAGCAATACCTATTTCGCCCATGGCTACAGCGGCCACGGCGTCACCGGTTCGCATCTCTTCGGACGCACGCTCGCCGAGGCGATCGACGGCGACACGACGCGCTATGATGTCTTTGAGAAACTGCCCTGGTACCCATTCCCCGGCGGGCGCATGTTCCGCGCGCAATATTCGACGATCGGCTCCTGGTGGTACCAGTTCAAGGACGCCGTCGGGCTATAGAAAGCCCGCGGCGGAACAATCCACTCCCGTTTGCGTTCTCGTCGCACGGAGCGCCGCGTTGCGGTCCGTGATGGGTTCGTGGACGAAATGTGATTCCGCCCTCGCATCCCGATGCGGTACTATCGTTCTCTACGGCATCGGCACGCCCCATAGGGGGCTGCCTCCTGCATCTCCGGCATGCGGCCGGCGCCCTTCGGCGAAGCTGTCGTGTGCAAACCGAAACCAAGGCGTGCCCGCAGGGTTCCGCGGGCGGCAACCAGGGGGCTCCTCGCTCCCGATTGATGTCCTGGGGGATTTCGAGATGTTCGTGCGCTTTGGCTATGAAATTGGCATTCGCTGCCCGCAGCCGACCCCGATGATGACCTATCTGTCAGTCGTGCCGGAGCGGCGCTCGACACTGCGCCGGGAACATGGGCCGGTCTCCTCGCCAATCGTCAAGATGGAGCAGATCACCGATCCCCACGGCAATACCTGTTTGCGGATGACGGTGCCGGAAGGCGACTTCAAGCTTTCCTACGATGCCGTGATCGAGGATGACGGCAGGCTCGACGCCACGGACCCGCTGGCGGATGCGGTGCCGGTCGAAAGCCTGCCGGCTTCGTGGCTGCCTTATCTCGCGGCGAGCCGCTACTGCGAGACGGACCGGCTTGGCGCGGTCGCGTGGCGGCTGTTCGGCCACGTGCCGGCAGGGTGGGAGCGGGTACAGGCGATTTGCGACTACGTGCATGAACGCCTCGTCTTCAGCTATGGTTATGCGCAGACCATGCGCACAGCGCTCGAAGCCCATGAAGATCGCGTTGGCGTCAGCCGCGACTATGCTCATCTGGCGATCGCGTTCTGCCGCTGCATGAACATGCCGGCGCGTTACGTGAACGGCTACATGGCCGACATCCCTAGGAGTGAAAATCCGGCGCCGATGGACTTCAATGCCTGGTTCGAGGTCTTCCTCGGCGACAGCTGGCACACCTTCGACGCCAAGAACAACCAGCGGCGGGCAGGGCGCATTGCGGTTGCCCGGGGCCGTGATGCGGCCGATATTCCGCTGATCCAGACCTTCGGCAAACATGAGCTGACGGGCTTCACCGTCTGGACCTGTGTGGAGACCGACAGCGCGCTGACGCGTTCGCACCGAGGCTCGGACGTCTCGCTGCTGACGCCATGGTTCAGCAAGACCTGGTCCAAACATCTCCAGGACCGCGACCGCAACCGGCACTGACGATTGTTTGCGGGGCCGGACCGATTTTTCACGGATCGCGCCATTTCAGAAAAATAATATCTATAAACTCAATCGAGAATATAGGAGAACAAGAGAGAAGGCGGGCAAGAACCTGCGGATGAAACGACGGAGAGACGCGATGAACGCATCGAGGCCGATGATCCAATCCCGATACGCACTTTATGCCTCCGCACCTGCGCGCCGGTCGTTCGTCCATCTGGTCCCGCACGCGATTGCCATCGCCGCAGCCTTTTCCTTCGTCAGCGCCGTCGTCGTTGGTGCTTTCTGACTTTTCTCTTTTCAGCTCTGGCGCGACAGATGCTCGTGCACGGCGATCCAATTGCCTGACGATCCCCGCCGGAAAACGATCGTCTCCCGCTCGTCCGCCCTGGCCGGCTCGCCGTTGAACTCCAGTTCCGTCTCGACGCGATGGGTGAAGACCGCGACATCGCCTACGGCCTGGACGTGCCGCTCACTCGACCGGCAGGCGCGCACGCGAAAACCATCCCGTTCCTCCCATTGTGACCATTCCGCCTCATAGGCCGCGCGGCTTAACAGCGGCCGATCGAGCGTGTGAAAAATGAAGGTGGCGTCAGGCGCGAAGGCTGAAAAATAGGCCTCCCGATCGTGCCTTGCAAAGGCAGAGACCAGCCGGTCGGCGGCCTGAAGCACCGCCTGTTCAAGATC
The nucleotide sequence above comes from Ensifer sp. PDNC004. Encoded proteins:
- a CDS encoding PLP-dependent transferase, translated to MTNGLDPFDHASLIVAHDEGHAFDAVVPPIVQTSLFTFKDYDDMVASYRGERVRPIYTRGLNPTVRMFEEMLAKLEGGEDAIGFASGMSAISSTVLSFVEPGDRIVAVNHVYPDAFRLFGTHLKRMKIEVTYVDGRDEEAVAKALPGAKLFYMESPTSWVMDTHDVASLARLAKDQGIITAIDNSWASPIFQQPISLGVDLVIHSASKYLGGHSDVVAGVVTGSKELIGRIRSEAYPYLGGKLSPFDAWLLIRGLRTLPIRMKSHERSALEVARRLQAHPLVEKVCHPGLGNTLPPGLSGTSGLFSFIFREGVDVRRFADHLELFKLGVSWGGHESLIVPGEVVLSQKAQPNSAAAFGISPRSVRLHVGLEGTEALWSDLEAALAVASTD
- a CDS encoding FadR/GntR family transcriptional regulator; amino-acid sequence: MNEPARAALMPLPPADRAQQVIAALADYIEQSGLKPGERLPAERELMTALAVGRSTIREVIRHFQALGVVEARKGSGTYLLRTISGATVHMPLTLDAAHLRDVLLMTLEVRRGIEVEANMVAARRRTEDDLKIIEIKLNEMERVHIAKGTSGPEDLAFHLAIYDATHNPLFRQLLEQMREAFERFWDHPFDRTDFARRSFPFHRTLFNAIAAQDPETAREETLKILAIVEEDIKEMSK
- a CDS encoding Xaa-Pro peptidase family protein encodes the protein MKELTKSRFAALRRTMAESNVGLVALAPGSHMDWLIGYHPHPDERPCLLLIGPEKEAFLMPALNAEGTREHTDIAFHNWADDIGPSDALTAALTDVGAAKPGRVVLDETMRADFALLLIDALPADTAREFTPATLGALRMRKDKSEYALLKMNAGIADRAMQAAFSKIRPGMTEKELAADIRAHFASEGAAPAFWIVGAGGNGAFPHHSASERVIEEGDAVVIDIGGRKQGFPSDITRMAIVGRAPEGYGQIHTIVERAVQAALKAARPGVLAKEVDAAARKVISDAGYGEYFVHRTGHGMGIDGHEPPYITATSETVLEEGMVFSIEPGIYLPGRFGIRLEDIVILREDGPEVLSSLPRDVHVAKV
- a CDS encoding GntR family transcriptional regulator; protein product: MKPLVLPPLVRPDGMTTHDYAFHRLRQAIMVGAFRPGTSVTIRGLAEALESSPTPVREALRQLTSIGALQFLENRRIVVPHITPARFEELISLRIALESHAARRAVAHLSERQIEKIMAIDDSIETEIRRGDKVAALIANQAFHRMIYTANPDAVAMPLIESVWLQLGPILGIAMEHVTELYVVDRHREAIEALRRRDENAAADAIAADIREGIGGFDQQAVARLLRLAA
- a CDS encoding glutamine synthetase family protein gives rise to the protein MSLDAEDPSAFKAWLEQNGPIESIQAVVCDLNGIMRGKRVPVEQAGKVLGGGIRMPLSIVGVDVWGEDIINSEQVFASGDRDGICGVTGRGALPVNWTSRPSALVPLWLQLEDGKPFLADPRQALAAVVREYKELGLRPVVATELEFYLIDPEPDSAVPPISPYTGKRLDSDAILSIDELDDFGEFFSDVYKECARQNVPADAAIAENGIGQFEINLLHTDDPLKAADDAIFFKRIVKGVARKHGLAATFMAKPYGTRSGNGMHVHFSLLDEEGNNVFNDGSDEGSPILKNAVAGLLRGMAETTLLFAPHFNSYRRLRPDTHAPTAVCWGYENRTSAIRIPGGNPYARRIEHRVAGADANPYLVIAAILGAALVGIRNKWKPPAPVSGRAYATEKLPKIPSEWGQAVDSFEAGPIAAEIFDPVLRSMLIACKRQEIAGFAEQVTDYEFSAYLEIV
- a CDS encoding FAD-binding oxidoreductase, with product MMLSKQKSYAGDGSYPTSYYAASRNIIRTPVRLQGRVETDVCVVGAGYSGLSTAIHLAEKGYKVVVIEGAQVGWGASGRNGGQVVNGLNASLSTIRRRYGDDAARFIGGLVQEGGKIIRRLVSQYQIECDLKPGNIYAAYTPAHMKELEAKQALWRKYGMDDHQLLDREALSKLVKSDAYCGGMLDTTGGHMHPLNLVLGEARAFESIGGTIYEQSPVTRVDHEAARPTVYTEGGQVSARIVVLCGNAYLGDAVPKLVSRVMPVSTQMITTAPLGEERAHSLIPSDMCVEDVRYILDYFRLSADKRMIFGGGTVYGGTDPADVVAKLKPNLEKVFPQLKGVKIDYAWSGNFALSFTRVPQMGRIGSNTYFAHGYSGHGVTGSHLFGRTLAEAIDGDTTRYDVFEKLPWYPFPGGRMFRAQYSTIGSWWYQFKDAVGL
- a CDS encoding transglutaminase family protein; this translates as MFVRFGYEIGIRCPQPTPMMTYLSVVPERRSTLRREHGPVSSPIVKMEQITDPHGNTCLRMTVPEGDFKLSYDAVIEDDGRLDATDPLADAVPVESLPASWLPYLAASRYCETDRLGAVAWRLFGHVPAGWERVQAICDYVHERLVFSYGYAQTMRTALEAHEDRVGVSRDYAHLAIAFCRCMNMPARYVNGYMADIPRSENPAPMDFNAWFEVFLGDSWHTFDAKNNQRRAGRIAVARGRDAADIPLIQTFGKHELTGFTVWTCVETDSALTRSHRGSDVSLLTPWFSKTWSKHLQDRDRNRH
- a CDS encoding nuclear transport factor 2 family protein, which encodes MNDLEQAVLQAADRLVSAFARHDREAYFSAFAPDATFIFHTLDRPLLSRAAYEAEWSQWEERDGFRVRACRSSERHVQAVGDVAVFTHRVETELEFNGEPARADERETIVFRRGSSGNWIAVHEHLSRQS